A stretch of Rhododendron vialii isolate Sample 1 chromosome 4a, ASM3025357v1 DNA encodes these proteins:
- the LOC131322606 gene encoding (+)-neomenthol dehydrogenase-like — protein MEQTQLTKRIAVVTGSNKGIGLEICRQLASNGVTVIVTARDENRGLEAVQNLKASGLSDVLFHHLDVTNQTSIASLVEFIKTKFEKLDILINNAGVAGTEVDPEDQSSVEYDMDVIFGPNAKKSKIFKQTFESAEACLRTNYYAVKLLTEELIPLLQLSDSPKIVNVSSTMGKLQFVSNEKAKKILSQIESLTVEKVDELVKWFHEDCREDLLEAKGWPINFSAYIVSKAALNGYTRVMAKNYPKIAINAVCPGSVKTDINYNKGICTVEQGAKGPVMLALMPYGGHSGLFYVQTEESNF, from the exons ATGGAACAAACCCAGTTGACAAAGAG aatTGCTGTAGTAACTGGATCCAATAAAGGAATTGGGCTAGAGATATGCAGACAACTAGCTTCTAATGGGGTTACGGTGATAGTAACAGCAAGAGATGAGAATCGAGGTCTTGAAGCCGTACAAAATCTCAAAGCTTCTGGACTATCTGATGTACTTTTCCATCATCTTGATGTGACGAATCAAACTAGTATTGCTTCCTTGGTTGAGTTCATCAAAACCAAATTCGAGAAGCTTGACATATTG ATAAATAACGCAGGTGTTGCTGGAACTGAAGTTGATCCGGAAGATCAGAGCAGCGTAGAATATGACATGGATGTT ATTTTCGGTCCAAATGCTAAAAAGAGCAAAATTTTCAAGCAAACTTTCGAGAGCGCAGAAGCTTGTCTGAGAACAAACTATTATGCAGTAAAGCTTTTGACGGAAGAACTTATCCCACTTCTTCAACTATCAGACTCTCCCAAAATAGTTAATGTTTCTTCCACCATGGGAAAATTGCAG TTTGTTTCAAACGAAAAGGCTAAGAAAATCCTAAGCCAAATTGAGAGCCTCACAGTAGAGAAGGTGGATGAGCTAGTTAAGTGGTTTCATGAGGATTGCAGAGAGGATTTGCTGGAAGCAAAAGGATGGCCTATCAACTTTTCTGCTTACATAGTGTCCAAAGCTGCTCTCAATGGCTACACAAGGGTTATGGCAAAGAATTATCCTAAAATCGCCATAAATGCAGTGTGCCCTGGTTCTGTGAAAACGGACATCAACTATAACAAGGGAATCTGTACGGTTGAACAAGGTGCAAAAGGGCCTGTGATGCTGGCTTTGATGCCTTATGGTGGGCACTCTGGCTTGTTTTATGTTCAGACGGAAGAATCGAACTTTTGA
- the LOC131322684 gene encoding 3'-5' exonuclease-like, which yields MTSSIHSFHLPYHSYKLYDVNFFDDTIKTLVTHTPCIVGTWISDIEHLHRRRLRDLVVGLDVGWRPNSNTNPAATLQLCVGRNCLIFQLIFAPRMPKSLVNFLADEDYTFVGVGIEKDVDKLREDYGLKVRNWVDLRRLAARELRYRQLRNAGLVKLAREVLGKEFVKPRSVTLSDWDDDRLSREQIQYACVDAFVSFEIGRCLDAADV from the coding sequence ATGACTAGCAGCATTCATTCCTTCCATCTGCCATACCACTCCTACAAACTCTACGACGTCAACTTCTTCGACGacacaatcaaaaccctagtcaCCCACACCCCCTGCATCGTCGGCACCTGGATCTCCGACATCGAACacctccaccgccgccgcctccGCGACCTCGTCGTCGGCCTCGACGTCGGGTGGCGCCCCAACTCCAACACCAACCCGGCCGCCACTCTCCAGCTCTGCGTCGGCCGCAACTGCCTCATCTTCCAGCTCATCTTCGCCCCCAGAATGCCCAAATCCCTCGTGAACTTCCTCGCGGACGAGGATTACACCTTCGTGGGCGTTGGGATTGAAAAGGATGTCGATAAGTTGAGGGAGGATTACGGGCTGAAGGTGAGGAACTGGGTGGACCTGAGGCGGTTGGCCGCGAGGGAGTTGCGTTACAGGCAGCTTCGCAATGCGGGGCTGGTGAAATTGGCGAGGGAGGTCCTGGGGAAGGAGTTTGTGAAGCCTAGGAGCGTCACGCTGAGTGATTGGGACGATGATCGGCTCAGTAGGGAGCAGATTCAGTACGCTTGCGTTGATGCTTTTGTGTCGTTTGAGATTGGAAGGTGTTTGGATGCTGCTGATGTTTAG